One genomic region from Pseudanabaena sp. FACHB-2040 encodes:
- the xseB gene encoding exodeoxyribonuclease VII small subunit produces the protein MPAKSTRKSAPDDWNYEVAVSEVETLIAQLEAGELPLADVFTQFEKAVTVLQQCETYLTAKRQQVDLLIETLEEA, from the coding sequence ATGCCCGCTAAATCTACTCGCAAATCGGCTCCCGACGACTGGAATTATGAGGTCGCTGTCAGCGAAGTCGAAACCCTAATTGCCCAGCTAGAAGCGGGCGAGCTGCCTCTAGCAGATGTGTTTACCCAGTTTGAAAAGGCAGTGACCGTGCTCCAGCAGTGCGAAACCTATCTCACTGCAAAGCGGCAGCAGGTAGACCTGCTGATTGAAACGTTAGAAGAAGCTTAA
- a CDS encoding NAD(P)H-dependent glycerol-3-phosphate dehydrogenase — protein sequence MAALTRPFPELNSEPVTLAILGAGAWGMALSRLATHNGHQVRLWSRRGTLSLEAAVAEAEVILSVIPMKGVPELVERLVALNLPESSILGTATKGLDPATTLTPSRIFKQAFPGHPVVVLSGPNLSKEIEADLPAATVVASETAAAAATLQRVFASETFRVYSSSDPLGAELGGTLKNVIAIAVGVCDGLNLGYNARAALITRALPEVIRIGTHLGGRPDTFFGLSGLGDMLATCTSPLSRNYRVGCGLAQGKPLEQILEDLGSTAEGVNTAHVLMAIAQRENIYAPISYQVHCLLKGEITPQEAVMALMGRELKPEAVDPGKIEPVQPPRP from the coding sequence ATGGCTGCGTTGACTCGACCGTTTCCTGAGCTAAATTCAGAGCCAGTGACGCTGGCAATTTTGGGGGCAGGGGCATGGGGCATGGCCCTGTCTCGGCTGGCTACCCACAACGGCCACCAGGTGCGTCTCTGGTCGCGGCGAGGTACCTTAAGCCTTGAGGCGGCAGTGGCCGAAGCTGAGGTGATTCTCTCGGTCATTCCGATGAAAGGGGTGCCTGAACTGGTAGAGCGGCTAGTTGCACTCAACTTGCCGGAGAGCAGCATTTTGGGAACCGCTACCAAGGGGTTAGACCCAGCCACGACCCTAACGCCATCGCGTATTTTCAAACAGGCGTTTCCCGGCCATCCTGTGGTAGTGCTATCGGGGCCTAACCTGTCAAAGGAGATTGAGGCGGATCTGCCTGCGGCAACGGTAGTGGCGAGTGAGACGGCAGCGGCAGCAGCCACGCTACAGCGCGTCTTCGCCTCTGAAACCTTTCGGGTCTACAGCAGCAGTGATCCGCTGGGGGCTGAACTGGGGGGCACGCTGAAGAATGTAATTGCGATCGCAGTCGGTGTGTGCGACGGCCTCAACCTGGGCTACAATGCCCGCGCTGCCCTAATCACCCGCGCCCTGCCCGAGGTCATTCGTATTGGCACTCATTTAGGCGGACGGCCCGATACCTTCTTTGGCCTATCGGGCTTGGGCGATATGCTAGCCACCTGCACCAGCCCCCTAAGCCGCAATTACCGAGTCGGCTGCGGGCTAGCCCAAGGCAAGCCGCTGGAGCAAATTTTAGAAGATCTGGGCAGCACTGCCGAAGGGGTCAACACGGCCCACGTGCTGATGGCGATTGCCCAGCGGGAAAACATCTATGCCCCAATTTCCTATCAGGTACACTGCCTGCTCAAGGGAGAAATCACGCCCCAAGAAGCGGTAATGGCCCTGATGGGTAGAGAACTCAAGCCAGAGGCCGTCGATCCTGGGAAAATCGAACCAGTCCAGCCGCCTCGGCCCTAG
- the cobQ gene encoding cobyric acid synthase CobQ, protein MKAIMVVGTSSHAGKSLITTALCRILSRRGWRVAPFKGQNMALNSYVTASGAEVGYAQAVQSWAAGVPPQVEMNPILLKPQGDMTSQVILKGRPVGRTTASQYYEKFFDLGWQAIQESLTRLSQDFDFVVCEGAGSPAEINLKHRDLTNMRVAKHLQAPTVLVADIDRGGVFAHIVGTLELLDPDERALVKGIIINKFRGQLELLQPGIEWLQERTGIPVLGVIPWLEEAFPAEDSLSLMDRNPGGNGQAEVTVAVIRLPRISNFTDFDPLESEPSVRVVYLSPKETLGYPDAVILPGTKTTIADLLQLQRSGMAESLQNYVAAGGTIMGICGGFQMMGQFLADPEGLEGHEGRFQGLGMFPLRTVITQQKIARQRTVSSRFPQEGLPVSGYELHQGRTQLILSEGQDENGTKFEFLFDDRSLGVVDNSLSLWGTYLHGVFDNGPWRRAWLNRLRQQRGLGSMPTGIPNYREQREAMLNALADTIESHLDLEPLLK, encoded by the coding sequence ATGAAAGCGATTATGGTCGTGGGAACTTCATCTCATGCCGGAAAATCGTTGATTACGACAGCGCTCTGTCGAATCTTGAGCCGCCGAGGTTGGCGAGTTGCCCCTTTTAAGGGGCAAAATATGGCCCTTAACTCCTATGTCACCGCGAGCGGAGCCGAAGTAGGCTATGCTCAGGCGGTTCAGTCTTGGGCTGCTGGAGTGCCGCCCCAGGTTGAGATGAACCCCATTCTGCTTAAGCCCCAGGGTGACATGACTTCCCAAGTCATTCTTAAGGGCCGACCCGTTGGCCGCACCACCGCGAGCCAATATTACGAGAAGTTTTTTGACCTGGGCTGGCAGGCTATTCAGGAAAGCCTGACCCGCCTTAGTCAGGATTTTGACTTTGTGGTGTGTGAAGGGGCCGGCAGCCCTGCCGAGATCAATCTCAAGCATCGCGACTTAACCAACATGCGGGTGGCTAAGCACCTGCAGGCCCCTACCGTTTTGGTCGCCGACATTGATCGAGGCGGCGTGTTTGCCCATATTGTTGGCACCCTGGAGCTGCTTGACCCAGACGAACGCGCCTTAGTCAAAGGCATTATCATCAATAAGTTTCGCGGCCAGCTAGAGCTGCTTCAGCCCGGTATTGAGTGGCTGCAGGAACGCACCGGAATTCCCGTTCTTGGCGTGATTCCGTGGCTTGAAGAAGCCTTCCCGGCAGAAGACTCTCTATCGCTGATGGATCGTAATCCTGGCGGTAATGGACAGGCAGAGGTAACCGTTGCCGTCATTCGCCTGCCCCGAATTTCCAACTTTACCGACTTTGACCCGTTAGAATCGGAACCCAGCGTTCGGGTGGTTTACCTCAGTCCTAAAGAAACCTTGGGCTACCCCGATGCCGTGATTTTGCCGGGCACCAAGACCACAATTGCCGATCTGTTGCAGCTGCAGCGCTCAGGCATGGCCGAATCTCTGCAAAACTACGTTGCCGCTGGCGGCACAATCATGGGGATTTGCGGCGGATTTCAAATGATGGGCCAGTTTCTGGCCGACCCGGAAGGATTAGAAGGTCACGAAGGCCGCTTTCAGGGTCTAGGAATGTTTCCCCTACGAACCGTAATCACCCAACAGAAGATAGCTCGCCAGCGCACAGTCAGCTCTCGATTTCCTCAAGAGGGGCTACCTGTCTCTGGCTACGAGCTTCACCAAGGGCGCACTCAGCTCATTCTCTCTGAGGGCCAAGACGAAAACGGCACCAAGTTTGAGTTTTTGTTTGACGATCGCAGTCTGGGCGTGGTGGACAACTCCCTTTCCCTCTGGGGCACCTACCTGCACGGCGTGTTTGACAACGGGCCTTGGCGACGAGCCTGGCTCAACCGGTTGCGCCAGCAGCGCGGCCTAGGTTCGATGCCAACCGGTATTCCCAACTACCGAGAGCAGCGGGAGGCCATGCTAAATGCACTGGCCGACACTATCGAGTCTCACCTTGACCTAGAACCGCTGCTGAAGTGA
- a CDS encoding Npun_F0494 family protein: MTSTKSGPMDAIEYPTETRRRAERALRCSPFRPKLLADMRSQSVSLRTITDNRGIHNGYTRAPLSELTADGELMWLIAVGLLRREVDGQGLTDSFRLTPLGRQLLEKFEAEGFPDFQSGLRDHIYNALSRWLRFPGWLQ, translated from the coding sequence ATGACATCCACCAAGTCTGGGCCAATGGACGCCATTGAATACCCTACTGAAACTAGACGGCGGGCCGAAAGGGCTCTGCGGTGTTCACCCTTTAGGCCCAAGCTGCTGGCGGATATGCGATCGCAAAGTGTCTCCCTGCGCACTATTACCGACAACCGCGGCATTCACAACGGCTATACCCGCGCCCCCTTGTCAGAGCTAACGGCTGACGGCGAGCTGATGTGGCTAATAGCGGTCGGGCTGCTGCGCCGAGAAGTCGATGGTCAAGGCCTTACCGATAGTTTTCGCCTCACCCCGCTGGGTCGGCAGCTCCTGGAAAAATTTGAGGCAGAGGGTTTTCCGGATTTCCAGTCGGGGCTCAGGGATCACATATATAATGCGTTGAGCCGCTGGCTGCGCTTTCCTGGCTGGCTACAGTAG
- the speB gene encoding agmatinase, with translation MSDNPLFQSPGAGGESEARRALDLETHLPLTGWQQEVSKGLEYGLEAAESIQDRTISTFSRGELPHYAGINTFLKAPYLEDVRRVGEYNVAIVGVPHDSGTTYRPGTRFGPQGIRRISALYTPYNFEFGVDLREQITLCDVGDIFTIPGNNEKSFDQISKGIAHVFSSGAFPIILGGDHSIGFPTVRGVCRHLGDKKVGIIHFDRHVDTQETDLDERMHTCPWFHATNMANAPAKNLVQLGIGGWQVPRQGVKVCRERGTNILTVTDITEMGLDAAADFALERALDGTDCVYISFDIDCIDAGFVPGTGWPEPGGLLPREVLYLLKKIIRNAPVCGLEVVEVSPPYDVSDMTALMATRVICDAMAHLVVSGQLPRREKPAYIHTEANMNVDQKWR, from the coding sequence ATGAGCGATAATCCACTTTTTCAAAGTCCAGGTGCAGGCGGTGAGTCTGAGGCTAGACGCGCCCTCGATCTCGAAACCCATCTTCCTCTAACCGGTTGGCAGCAGGAAGTTTCTAAAGGTTTAGAGTACGGCTTAGAAGCTGCCGAAAGCATACAAGACCGCACCATTTCCACTTTTTCACGGGGAGAACTGCCTCACTATGCAGGCATCAATACCTTTTTGAAAGCTCCCTATTTGGAAGATGTCCGCAGAGTTGGTGAGTACAATGTTGCCATTGTCGGAGTACCCCACGACTCGGGAACAACCTATCGGCCCGGCACCCGTTTTGGCCCCCAGGGTATTCGCCGTATCTCCGCTCTCTATACCCCCTACAACTTTGAGTTTGGCGTAGATCTGCGCGAGCAAATTACCCTCTGCGATGTCGGCGATATCTTTACCATCCCAGGTAATAACGAAAAGTCCTTTGACCAGATTTCCAAGGGCATTGCTCACGTTTTTAGCTCGGGTGCATTTCCCATTATTTTGGGCGGCGACCACTCTATTGGCTTTCCCACCGTGCGAGGCGTGTGCCGCCATTTAGGTGACAAGAAAGTAGGCATTATTCACTTCGATCGCCATGTAGATACCCAGGAAACTGACCTGGATGAACGGATGCACACCTGCCCCTGGTTCCATGCCACCAACATGGCCAATGCCCCAGCCAAAAACCTGGTACAGCTCGGTATCGGCGGTTGGCAGGTACCTCGCCAAGGAGTCAAAGTCTGTCGAGAGCGCGGCACCAACATCCTAACCGTCACCGACATCACCGAAATGGGCCTCGATGCTGCCGCCGACTTTGCCCTAGAGCGCGCCCTCGACGGCACCGACTGCGTCTACATCAGCTTCGACATCGACTGTATCGACGCAGGCTTTGTCCCCGGCACCGGCTGGCCCGAACCAGGCGGCCTGCTGCCCCGCGAAGTTCTCTACCTGCTGAAGAAAATCATTCGCAATGCTCCTGTCTGCGGCCTCGAAGTAGTCGAAGTCTCCCCCCCCTACGACGTCAGTGACATGACTGCCCTCATGGCCACCCGCGTCATCTGTGACGCTATGGCTCACCTGGTCGTCTCCGGCCAACTCCCTCGCCGGGAAAAACCAGCCTACATCCATACCGAGGCCAACATGAACGTGGATCAGAAGTGGCGCTAG
- the hypA gene encoding hydrogenase maturation nickel metallochaperone HypA, which translates to MHETDMTKALIITVRDWWASQPERPKVSKIHLIVGQFTCVEPAGLQFAFEVQTRGTFLEGAELVIRETPLIAFCHACQSEYRPEIGLHYGCPSCNAPMDDIRSGRELKIDRIEYGSPVSTS; encoded by the coding sequence ATGCACGAGACTGATATGACCAAGGCCCTCATCATCACCGTGCGAGACTGGTGGGCGTCTCAGCCGGAGCGGCCTAAGGTTTCCAAAATCCACCTGATTGTGGGGCAGTTTACCTGCGTTGAACCAGCCGGTTTACAGTTTGCTTTTGAGGTACAAACCCGAGGAACTTTCCTGGAAGGAGCCGAATTGGTGATTCGGGAAACACCGCTGATTGCCTTTTGCCATGCCTGTCAGAGCGAATATCGGCCCGAGATCGGCCTCCACTATGGCTGTCCCAGCTGCAATGCCCCGATGGACGACATTCGCTCTGGCCGGGAATTGAAAATCGATCGGATCGAATACGGCTCGCCGGTTAGCACTTCGTAG
- the hypB gene encoding hydrogenase nickel incorporation protein HypB: MHQTFDEALGINLLHANQEGADHNRAHFDGWDITCLNIMSSPGAGKTALLEKTLAALSSELKIAVIEGDMTTELDADRLRQYGVPVIAINTGRACHLDARMVAGGIHQLEHQHNPAGLDLVLVENVGNLVCPAEFEVGEHGKVALLSVTEGEDKPLKYPVMFREADVLLITKIDLAPYLDVDLNQIAANARQINPQVKIIPVSAKTEEGLAAWFDWIRAAVGKRSPQLVSSADTARP, encoded by the coding sequence ATGCATCAAACCTTTGACGAAGCCCTAGGCATCAACCTTCTCCATGCCAACCAGGAAGGGGCAGACCACAACCGCGCCCACTTCGACGGGTGGGACATCACCTGCCTCAACATCATGAGCAGCCCAGGAGCAGGTAAAACGGCGCTGCTGGAGAAGACCCTAGCCGCCCTTAGCTCTGAACTCAAGATTGCCGTTATTGAAGGCGATATGACCACAGAGCTAGACGCCGACCGGCTACGGCAGTATGGAGTACCCGTTATCGCTATCAACACGGGCCGCGCCTGCCACCTCGATGCGCGGATGGTGGCAGGCGGCATTCACCAGCTAGAGCATCAGCACAATCCAGCAGGTCTTGATCTAGTGCTGGTCGAAAACGTTGGCAATCTGGTGTGCCCAGCAGAGTTTGAAGTGGGGGAGCACGGTAAGGTAGCGCTGCTTAGCGTCACCGAAGGCGAAGACAAACCTCTGAAATATCCGGTGATGTTTAGAGAGGCAGATGTACTTCTGATCACAAAAATCGATCTGGCTCCCTATTTAGACGTAGATCTCAACCAAATTGCCGCCAATGCCCGCCAAATCAATCCTCAAGTTAAAATCATTCCCGTCTCCGCCAAAACCGAGGAAGGACTAGCAGCCTGGTTCGACTGGATCCGCGCTGCTGTAGGTAAGAGGTCGCCCCAACTCGTCTCTAGTGCTGATACCGCAAGACCTTGA
- a CDS encoding WecB/TagA/CpsF family glycosyltransferase produces the protein MEHKSTQRVSSEQVQQLYREFRKAALTSTARELQKQQYAHLREQVEILNVPIDNLSINEFLTNLTRGVVFTPNVDHLMKLQRDSEFVEAYSQADFRVCDSQVLMFASKFLGTPIKAKISGSDLFPSFCEHHKDNEHIKIFLLGGAEGVAARARRRLNERIGREIIVEAHSPSFGFERNEDECQAILEMVRQSSANVLVVGVGAPKQEKWIAKYREHLPNIDIFLAVGAAIDFEAGNKPRAPQLMSQLGLEWLYRLITEPHRLWKRYLVDDLPFFWLLLKEKLTRLKKLRVTSP, from the coding sequence ATGGAGCACAAGTCTACTCAGCGGGTGTCATCAGAGCAGGTTCAGCAGCTTTACCGCGAGTTTCGAAAGGCTGCGCTGACGTCTACAGCGCGAGAACTCCAGAAGCAGCAGTATGCTCACTTGCGTGAGCAGGTTGAAATTCTAAATGTTCCTATTGACAATCTGTCGATTAATGAATTTTTGACCAACCTGACGCGAGGCGTTGTCTTCACGCCTAATGTGGACCACCTGATGAAGCTGCAGCGAGACTCTGAGTTCGTTGAAGCCTATAGCCAGGCAGACTTTCGAGTTTGCGACAGCCAGGTTCTGATGTTTGCCTCTAAGTTCTTAGGAACGCCTATTAAGGCTAAGATCTCAGGCTCAGACCTATTCCCTAGCTTCTGTGAGCACCACAAAGATAATGAGCACATCAAGATCTTTCTGCTAGGAGGCGCTGAAGGGGTTGCCGCTAGAGCGCGCCGCCGCCTCAACGAGCGAATTGGCCGCGAGATCATTGTTGAGGCTCACTCCCCCTCTTTCGGATTTGAGCGTAATGAGGATGAGTGCCAGGCCATTCTGGAAATGGTTCGCCAGTCCTCAGCCAATGTTTTGGTGGTAGGCGTAGGCGCTCCTAAGCAAGAGAAGTGGATCGCCAAGTATAGAGAGCATCTGCCCAACATTGATATTTTCCTGGCAGTGGGAGCAGCAATCGACTTCGAGGCAGGCAACAAACCCCGTGCTCCTCAGCTTATGAGTCAGCTTGGCTTGGAGTGGCTGTATCGTCTGATTACCGAGCCCCATCGTTTGTGGAAACGCTATCTGGTAGATGACCTGCCGTTCTTCTGGCTGCTGCTCAAAGAAAAGCTAACCCGCTTAAAAAAGCTTAGGGTGACTTCTCCCTAG
- a CDS encoding primary-amine oxidase, with the protein MTLTSIPPVASTPHLHPLEPLTAEEIQRAVAIVRQEKAAGDTFRFPVVTLHEPPKTAVLNYKPGEALAREAFFILLDNVTGKVYEAIVSLDQNTVTSWQHIPDVQPNIMADELAECEAAVKAHPAFKAAVEKRGLDLETVVVDPWAIGNFGFENEVGLRLSRCLCYVRNTPESNFYSRPIDGLVPVVDLNTMELVRIEDVGAVPVPPDPGEYAREFYQDKFRQDLKPLHISQPEGPSFTIEGHLIKWQKWHIRIGFTPREGLVLHQVGYEDEGRLRPILYRASMAEMVVPYNDPRPQHFRKNAFDLGEHGVGMLANSLTNGCDCLGEIRYFDAVLTDSRGNVAITENAVCLHEEDFGILWKHYDWRREHTDVRRSRRLVLSFIATVDNYEYGFYWYFYQDGTIQYEIKLTGILLCGALADQPKYGTLVAPDLNAIIHQHFFGMRLDFDIDGGENSVYEVNTASEPMGPDNPYGNACYAVETLLGTEQAAQRIIDPLVGRYWKVVNPNVTNRLDKPVAFKLIPGENILPFAHPDAPILKRAGFLTKHLWVTPYQADEKFSAGAYPNQHAGGEGLPKWTQADRPLENTDVVVWYTFGHHHIPRPEDWPVMPVAYSGFTLKPVGFFDRNPALDVPPSPPKQGHCHS; encoded by the coding sequence ATGACACTCACTTCAATACCCCCCGTGGCTTCAACCCCACACCTGCATCCACTAGAGCCGCTCACTGCTGAGGAGATCCAGCGCGCTGTTGCAATCGTTCGCCAAGAAAAAGCAGCTGGTGATACCTTTCGGTTTCCGGTCGTCACGCTCCACGAACCGCCTAAGACAGCCGTTCTGAACTATAAACCCGGCGAGGCGCTAGCGCGGGAAGCCTTTTTCATCCTGCTCGACAACGTCACCGGCAAAGTTTACGAGGCAATTGTCTCCCTCGATCAAAATACCGTTACGTCCTGGCAGCACATCCCCGACGTGCAGCCCAACATCATGGCCGACGAACTGGCTGAATGTGAAGCTGCTGTTAAAGCTCACCCAGCCTTTAAAGCAGCCGTCGAGAAGCGAGGACTGGATCTTGAGACAGTCGTGGTCGATCCCTGGGCCATCGGCAACTTTGGCTTTGAAAATGAGGTTGGCCTGCGGCTCTCCCGCTGCCTCTGCTACGTCCGCAACACCCCCGAGAGCAACTTCTACTCGCGCCCCATCGATGGACTAGTGCCCGTCGTCGATCTCAATACGATGGAGCTCGTTCGCATTGAGGACGTGGGAGCCGTCCCCGTACCCCCCGACCCCGGCGAATATGCCCGAGAATTTTATCAAGACAAATTCCGCCAAGACCTCAAGCCGCTTCACATCAGCCAGCCCGAAGGCCCCAGCTTCACCATTGAGGGGCACCTGATCAAGTGGCAGAAATGGCATATCCGCATCGGCTTCACTCCCCGCGAGGGGCTGGTGCTGCACCAGGTGGGATATGAAGATGAAGGACGGCTACGGCCCATTCTCTACCGAGCTTCCATGGCCGAGATGGTCGTGCCCTACAACGATCCCCGGCCTCAGCACTTCCGAAAAAATGCCTTTGATCTGGGCGAACATGGCGTCGGTATGCTCGCCAATTCCCTCACCAACGGCTGCGACTGCCTGGGCGAGATTCGCTACTTTGATGCGGTGCTGACCGACAGCCGGGGCAATGTAGCTATTACTGAAAATGCCGTATGCCTGCACGAAGAAGACTTCGGCATTCTCTGGAAGCACTACGACTGGCGGCGTGAGCACACAGATGTGCGGCGATCACGGCGGCTTGTTCTCTCCTTCATCGCCACCGTCGATAACTACGAATACGGTTTCTACTGGTACTTCTACCAAGACGGCACCATCCAATACGAAATCAAGCTGACAGGCATTTTGCTGTGTGGGGCCTTAGCTGATCAGCCCAAGTACGGCACTCTAGTCGCTCCTGACCTCAATGCCATTATTCATCAGCACTTTTTTGGCATGCGGCTAGACTTCGACATTGATGGCGGGGAGAACTCGGTGTACGAGGTCAACACAGCCTCTGAGCCCATGGGGCCAGACAACCCCTACGGCAACGCCTGCTACGCTGTCGAAACGCTGCTTGGCACAGAGCAAGCAGCGCAGCGCATCATCGATCCGCTGGTAGGCCGCTACTGGAAAGTGGTAAACCCCAACGTTACCAACCGTCTAGACAAGCCCGTCGCCTTCAAGCTCATTCCCGGTGAAAACATACTGCCCTTTGCCCACCCCGACGCGCCCATTCTCAAGCGAGCTGGCTTCCTCACTAAGCACCTGTGGGTCACCCCCTACCAGGCCGATGAGAAGTTCTCAGCCGGGGCGTATCCCAACCAGCACGCAGGTGGCGAAGGGTTGCCCAAGTGGACCCAGGCAGACCGACCCCTCGAAAACACTGATGTCGTCGTCTGGTACACCTTCGGTCACCACCATATTCCCCGCCCTGAAGATTGGCCAGTTATGCCAGTTGCCTACAGCGGCTTTACCCTCAAACCCGTTGGGTTCTTTGACCGCAACCCTGCCCTAGACGTGCCGCCATCGCCGCCTAAGCAGGGGCATTGCCACAGTTAA